In the Candidozyma auris chromosome 5, complete sequence genome, TCTGTTTTCGTGACGGGCACTTATTGAGCACGTCATCGCCGCTGAAGATCCACGTATTATGGAACGGTTCAGCCTCTTCGGTCATCAAGCGCTGGTGTGTGAGTAGTTGGtagttgatgatgagcGTTGATGTTTCGCGCAGTAGTAGAtggaagagagagaaagttAGGTGGGTAGTCTCGAGGCAGAGATGTGTTTCGAAGAATGCTGAGTAAGGATTGTTTGTAAGCTGAGACCCAATAGCCGACTGAACTTATTGAATTTTCTATCCACTAGGGGTGTCAGCCAGGCGcactggttgcaaaattcatGATGCTTGATAGATGATGACAGTATTTGAATAAAATGTCATTTCCAATGGATATCTTGAGTACAATGCAATATTATGATGACCTtgtttttatttttttttctttttcttttctttaaaaaaaatagcaTGTGGCTAAACTATGGAGGATAATTGGGCTAAAGCGCAGTGTATGCATCTTGCTCTGTCAGACTCCCGGCCTCAGGTGTAAGATTGATTTGACATACAGACCACAATATAGCAATATTTTGAAAACTCAATTATTGTATTAAGCATTTAGCATAATTGTATTAGAGTTTTTAACCTTTAGCTGATCCATTGGTCTCTTCTAGTCGTTACTCGCGCTATAGAGGCAGTCCACCTTCCAAGTTTTACGACAAAGTAGTGCCATTTGAGACtatgaaagtgaagaaataGAGGGGCCAGCAATAATACTAGTATCTACACTCTTAGGCTCGTTTTTCAAAGACTCACAAGTAGTCTTCTCAATAGCTGCGAAAGGCTGTTGAGTAGATTACCAGCCACCTTCCACACAATTGCAACGACAATACCACGTACTTGATTGAAGTACTCATTCTTCAATACtatacatatatatatatacatatttatatatatttttCCTGAAGTCCGAGAAATTAACTGTGATCCTAGCTTAGTGGCTCCTGCTTGCACGTGACCAcactttgaaaaaaaatctctATCCATCTCGACATCTAAACCTTTAAACTCCAAACACTTGAGGCCCTTCTTTCCAGCCATGTCTGACTCGTATATGCACTTGTTCAGACCCACAGTGGCTGCTCTGCTGCCCCCTCGGGCCCTTCGACAGTCACGGTGAAAATTCACAATTCGGCGTTGTTCCTGATCTTGGAGATCGTGTCCAAGCAGGTGCTCAAGGAGAACCAAAATAAAAGAATTATCGGAACATTGCTTGGTGTCCGCTCTGATGACGGCAGTAGCGTCGAAGTGAGAGACGCCTTCATGGTCCCATGTATGGAGACAGGCGACTCCATCTCCATCGAGGACCACACCCACAAGACCCTTTACCAATTATATAAGAAAGCTCATCCTAAGGAATTTGTGCTTGGATGGTTCGATGCTTTTGACACCATCGACGGCTCAACCGGTTTGATTCATGATTTCTATTCCAAAGGTGCCGACAGAGCATACCCATTCCCAGCCATTTTCTTGAACGTGTCGTTCTTGAAAGGAGATCAAATCAGCGAGCCTCAGTTGACTACTTACATTGGTGCCGCCATTGGAAAACCAGGTCAGGTGCAGAGAATTGGATGGAAGACGACTTCCACCACCAACTCGTACATCTTCAGTCCTGTTCCCCACCAAGTGATCACCAGCACAGTTTCGAGAAATTGGCGTTGAATTTACTCCACAATACCTCCCAAAAGGACAACAGCgtgattttgcagcaacACGAGGAAGGATTGGCTACGTTGCAGAGAGAAATCGGCGCTGTGACTACCGAATTGAGCCAGTTGTTGCACTACCTCGACCACATGTCAGGCACAGACTCCGACGTGGACTTGTTGCGGACCTTGAGCAACACCTTATTGAACAAGCCAACGTCATTGTCGGACTTGAGGCTGTTGAAGGAACACTTCCAGTCGCACAACCAGGATATCGTTATGATTGAGTTTTTGACGAGAGCAGTCAAGGAGCAGATCGAGTTGATTGCCCGTGCGTCATCGGAGGCCGAGAAGGCCATTGCATAGACGAAAGCATGGCCGTCCACAGGCACAGAGAAGGGGGAATGCTAGAGGACGTATCAGTGTACCAAATAGAACCAATAATACGCATACAGGGAGGCAAAGTAGGCAATGAACGGGAGGGTCGAATAAACGACTTATGCAACACCAGAATGTAGTTTCAAAGTGCAGAAACAACCAAAGGATTTGATTGTCAGGCAATAACCAAAAACAGTCAGTAAAATATCGGCTTCTTATGGTATCGCACCTCTTGAATGGcgtaatggctgcaaatcatCGCCAACATTGATCACCACAAGAGCTTGATCGAGCCAAGCCCGACGaaaatttcatgaaataCCAGCTGAGCCATACACATGACCGACATCGATTTACGACAAATCAGATGCAGAAGATCCTAAAAAAAGCAAAGGTGGTAGAGAAGGCAGAGGGGATTGTATGGGGAAAGGGAAAACGGGGTAGAGCGATAAAAGTGTGTGGGTTagcgaggaggaagaaaaaaaaaagtgtgGAGTGCGATCAGCCAGAGGAGAGGAGGGGGAGGGTAGTGTGAACCACCAGCAAAAGCTTCatagagaaaaaaagcgtTCAAGACGAGGAATAGAAGCTAAAGTGTATTACACAGTTTTCAAGGGATTGCCAAAAAACGGCAAAAATTTAGATCCTACTCgatttttcactttttcaagtctGCTCTGGACCGCTTTTCGTCGGCTGAGGGCATTTTTCTACCGACAGGCCCCAGCgccatttttttccttcccTTTTCGCCTCCAGCGGGGAGGCAGGACAAAAGTCTCTGCCTAGCAGATACGCACCGGCGCTGCCAGCCTGTGTGCATCCTCCGAACCTCCCAGACGATAAGATAAAAAGCCATTGATGTGGCATTATGGCAGCGAGCCTTgtataatttttttttcaaatcccaACACTTCCAGCACCCTACACAACTATTAATCTAAAAATGGGCCGCAGATTTTCCGCGGGCGACGTCGACAGGGTCAAGCCCTGGACGCTCACAAGAGAGCAGACTATAGATCTCATGGAGCGAAGACAGGAGGCAGCGGTGATGCGGTACGTGCGGGAGCTTGCAACATTGGGGGAAGAAAACGAGTGGCACGTTGATGTGCCCCGGAAAAGGGCAAAATCCGCCAGAGAAGGTGCGCTgggaatggctgcaaaaccCGGGGCGGTGGACTTTGGCAAGATGAACTCGGCCCAGATCGCCAGTGTCATGCAAGGCGAGCAGACGATGATGGAGATTAAATTGCAGCTGAAGGTGGAGAGCCTAAGGGCAGAGAAGCTAAGGCGGAGGTACGAGTGTGTCCTTTTAAACAGCTGCGCTAACAGACCTCTAGAGCTGCTCACGCATCTCTTCATTggttcaaaaagaacgaCACCAATAGACAATCACCCCAAGGAAAGGACAGGGAAAGATCATGGCCAATGTAACAAATTGGATCCAGCTTTGAGGACTGAACTATCTGTGTCACATAGCCTCCATTCTTGCCTGCGACTGCCTCTTGTGCTGAAGCTGCCTGGGACACATCTGTGGCTATATTGTACCGCAACCAGCCCATGTCACACAAGTCCTGGGTTCATGTTCAATCGTAACTCATATAGGGTGTATTGTTGTAGAGCCTACAACTGCATTTGTTTCACATAATGAAATACCACATACTACCGCCCCTGGCATTTCTCAGCTCCAATTCACACTACTTTCTCAGtccctcttctttcaccTCCATTTCTCTCCGCAAGGGGTGCCTACGCGAAGTGATCATCCCTTCATCTACACATTTGTTTATCTCTCATTGGTGAGCATTGTTGGAATGTTCGCTGCGTTAATTTTGTCTCTTTGTTATGGACCCCGCAACTGATACTGTGGTCTGGTCCTGACGTCAGTGGCAGATGCGATAAGCTTGTGTAGGAACATATACATTGAAATAAGCGCGAGTAGGGGCAGCTCTTTCGTCGAGGTTAGAAAGGGGTCGTAAAGAAGCGACGAatagaagaagagaaattgCTTTGGGAAGGTTTGGAAACAAACTCCGGCCGTTTTACCTTCTGGCCCCTTTATAGAGTAGTTGAGGGAAGGTTGTAGGAGACTCTTTTGGGGCTTATGGGCGATTGCAATGGTGATTCTCCATACAGAgtctttggaagaagtaTTGAAagggtgaagaagacaaaagacTACTAAGACACTATGCTGGTTGTTGTGTTCAGTGACTGAAATGTAGTTTTTGCAGGAACTCTTGCGAAAGTTTACCCTGTAAGAAACCTTCCCAAGCtaagaagaaaacaagaaaaataaaaacaAAACCTTTGAATGACCGCCATTTCACAAATTAACTCATGATGTTCAATTATTGACAACTTTCCGGCTACTTGTCCTAATCTTCATACCTGTATTTGTCCCTTGTCTCCTACACTGTTCTTCGTTTCgtagagaagaagcatcCCAAGGAACGATCTAGCGCTGTAGACCCCGAAAAGGGCCTTAAAAATCGGTAAAATAGCAAATCCTCTTCCAACATTTATCTAGTCCTCTCTCCTTCCATATCCTTCCTGTTGCTGTATGAACCCAAATTGACTCACGGCATCTACATACTGAATCTCGCGGTctgcagccattttgcaaccatttccaTCCTTCACTTCCTCTCCACCAAAACCCACCAGCCATGCAATTCTTTGTATTCTTGGCCTCTGCAGCTCTCGCAAGCCCCCTAGTCCGCCCTTCGTTCCAACTGTTCCAACCAAAGGTGGCCGCCACTAACAATGGGCCCTTGCCGGTGCCCAAGTGGCTCTCTGACTTCACTGGAATCAAGGAATGGCCAGGCTTGGACCCTCCCTACATCCCCATGGACTTTATCAAGTTCGATGACTTGCCTCCCCAGCTGGACTCGTGGAAACGTAATCTTGGCGAGTGCCCTCGCCACGTTAACACCAGAGAAGTGTGCTCTTTTGACTGTGGGAACTGCGCTGCTCACGACGATGTTTACTCGTGCCCAAAGCTCAGTCAAACGTTTGACGATGGCCCAACCCATTTTACTCCTGTGTTGACCAGCAGCCTTAGAAGTAAAgccactttcttcaccattgGCTTGAACGTCGTCAAGTTCCCCAAAATTTACAGAGACACCGCCGACAAGGGCCACATCATGGCGTCCCACACCTGGTCGCATCCATTCTTGCCTTCTCTTAGTAATGAACAGATCGTCGCCCAGCTCCAGTGGTCGATTTGGGCCATGAATGCCACCTACGGCCACTTGCCCAAGTGGTTCCGGCCACCTTACGGTGGCATCGACAACAGAGTTCGTGCAATAGTACGCCAGTTTGGCATGCAGCTGGTGCTTTGGGACTACGACACGAGAGACTGGCTGTTGGTTGCAGATGCTCTGAAGCACGACAGCGAAGTGATCAATGGCGTGTTGCAGTACAAGCGCAGCAATGGCGGCAGAggcttgattttggagcACGACTCCACCAGGCGGACTGTTGATGTTGGTGTAAAGCTTCAGAAGGCCATGGGGCCTGACCAGCTTACCGTGCCGCAGTGTGTTGGAGGCATCAACTACATCAAGTCCTTTGGGAAGCCAAATATCTAAACGggaggagtttttggaggagaatgGGTTCTGCTCGTTTAGTGTTGAATTAATTATGTATGAAATAGTCGTTTGTATGAGGCAGTGCTAAAGGCTCGAGTAAAAGTAGCTGTGATAGCGTTCAATGTGCTCTAGAACAGTGGTAGCTGTTGTTCAGTCCAGGCCATTGAAGCACTGCAAGCGATTGCTCCGTTATGCTGTCGAGCTAATAACTATGCCAACGATAAAGATTCATATCAGTCGGAAGGTTTGTGGCCCAAATACCTTTTCGGGTCTTCTCAGGCTGTAGTAGACccaatttgcagccatttacAAACACACAAaactctctctttttttgacAAAACAACACCTCTCAAAAACTTTTGTCTTAGAATAGTCAGCAACCACTAATCTATCCAAAATTTGATATTTCATACCCTACCCCAACGATCTCTTCGGGAGTCCCACTTTAGTCCCCCATGCAGTACTCCGCCAGTACTATATCAGACACCGAGAATGCTTCCTTTTACACATCAAAAAGGTCCGCCCTTTCTTCCCATCTACTTGTTTGCTGTGTGTTTCTTAACGAATCTCGGTTTAGTATAGGCATCGGAGCCTCTGCAGACACACCATATCGTGGGGCAGTGAACCTTGACGCGTCCAATTGGTACGTGCCAGTTTGAATCTGACAAGATTGTTGTGGAGCTGATTTTCGTGAAACTTTTGAGGACAAAACACCCTTGGAGATCTTTGCATGTTCTGATTTGTTTTCAATGGTCTGGTTCAGTCGTGTTGAggcttctcttctcgaGTTTTCTTGACAAGGCTAACCAAGGGTTCTTGGACCCTATCTGGGCATAGGCATCTGGTTTtctaagaaacccagacaccacctaagaaactGATGAAGGCCTTTAAGTGGGTTCCTAGTTGGCTTGTAGCTTTCTACATGGCGTTTCTGAGGCCTTGTGGCGCCTTGAGTTCGTGTGAGCAATTGCAGTTGGTTTTGGATATACTATCCTgattggctgcgaatctCCATTAGAATCGCTCCTAGATTGTCATAGAGACACCACTCAGCCCACAAAAGGAAATCTTATTGTTTTTCTGTATATGCTGTGTGGTGGCTCCGGCTCTGGCAATTCTAATTGGTTGTATGTTCTAGCTCAAGTGCAGCTTTCACGACTCTTGTACCCGCGAGCTCCTGTGACGAGAAAAGCGAAATTTGCATCCAGTATGGAAGCTACAAAGCTGCTTAGAATCCTTAAGCTTTCTGGTCTTTTTCACCCGACCCCCGTTACAGTTGCAAATTTCACCAATTCCACTGTTCTCAGACCTTTTGCTTTgacctttttgttttctagGCAAAACACGGCTCTTAACAGGCCTCGAAAAGGTAAATGCCTCCCAGTTACTCCAGGAAGCCTTCCCTGACTTCACAAAAAGAGCGTGCTAATATTGACGACGGTGTTTTTGAGAATCTCACAAgattggcttctttgacaaCTTCGAAGAAGGTCCCATTGAAGATCCAGATGGTCTGTGTGAGTAGACTCGACTTTCCGATCTGGCGGACTGCTCAGTGCACACATACTTGTACGATTGCATGAAAGCATGGGCTGTCTGGGTCTGGGGTCTAAAACAAATGTTTCATTGGTCTCGTCCGCAAACGGGTATCACTTGCAACGAGTGTCTGCGACATGAGCTACCTTGGCTAACTTGAATTGAGCGCACGGGCAGTAATGGGgagtttctctttctttcgtAAGTATATGTCTTATAGGGCACATTTGATTAAATTACTAACTAGCGACCTGTGGCAGTAATGCCCAGGCAGTTTCTATAATACCTATCTTACATAATTACACACTTGGCACATCCAGTCTTCTCGGATTCAGCGGGCGATGGtgcctctttcttctgaaCTCTTTGTGGCTGACTTTGAGGTTTGTTAGAATTGGAACTTTGCTCGCTGGAGTCGACTTGCTTCTCTTTGGTAACCTTGGAAGCCTCAGTGGCAGCAGgtttttcactttttttaGCAGCAGCTACGATCTTGACTGCGCTCTGTGCAAAAGTTTCACCTTGAACTCTGGCTATTCTCAACTCCAACTCAGATGGCTGTCTGGAACcatcagcaccagcaaAAGTGGAAGCACCATATGGGGTACCACCATGTGGCTCTtccaagttggtgatgtctGCGAAAGCTTTGCCGTATCCTAATGGGATGTACACCATTCCGTGGTGGGCAACGtatgagaagaagtttctcATAGTCATCTCCTGACCAccgccagaagaagaagtagaaACGAAGGTACCAACAGGTTTGCGGAACAAGCCCCCCAGCGTCCAAAGACCGCCAGTTTGACCCAAGAGATCAATCAATTGGGCGGGCAAATTGCCAAATCTAGTTGGGTagccaaagaggaaagcGTCGTACTCCGTCATTTTTTCAGGAGTTGCAAGGGGATAGTTTGGTTTTTCTGGAGCATGGAGCATTTTCAAGGTCTCCTTTGGAAGAGTCTCAGGAACTTGCAAAATGTCGACCTTGGACACTTTGCCAGAGGACTCAAGGCCTTCCTTGACTGCCTTGGCCAATGTGAGGATATGACCATAAGTGGAGTAGTAGATGATGGCTACcttcattttgttgatagaaagaaaaaaaagtaaatTAGAGGATTTCGAACCACATAAATGGCTGCACCTACAAGGGATGTCGAAGAATGTTATCTCAGAAGGATTACCGATTAAAGATGCTTTTTACAGAAAATTACTAAACTCTGCATGACAAATATTTGTCAAGGCTGCGTTGCTCACGTTATCTGCAGTATCCGATCGCTTAGAATTAGTATAATTCCTGCACAAAGCTACTTTCGCTACGTCAATATTTACTAACTGTTAGTAAATGTGCAGTGGATGGCTAAAGAATGTTTCAGCAAGCTTCCGAATGCATCAATCCTGCTGACAAGTCGAGCCGTGCTGATAGAGATATAAGAGTACGTGAAATTCTGTAACTCttcgacatcaacaagaaaaacaaaaaaaagaactcTTACAATGGCTCCCAAAGTTGCTATTATCATTTACTCAATGTACCACCATGTCGCTACCATGGCCGAGTCCGTCAAAAAAGGTGTCGAGGCTGCTGGCGGTAAGGCTGACATTTACCAGATCCCAGAGACGTTGTCTGAGGAGGTGTTGGGCAAGATGGGTGCTCCAGCCAAGCCTAACTACCCAATCGCCACATTGGACACCTTGACCAGCTACGACGCCTTCTTGTTCGGTATCCCCACTAGATTCGGCAACTACCCTGCCCAGTGGAAGACTTTCTGGGACTCCACCGGTGGCTTGTGGGCTCTGGGTGCTCTTTACGGTAAGGTTGCTGGTATTTTCGTTTCCACCGGTACCCCAGGTGGTGGTCAGAAACCACCGTTGTCAACGCCTTGTCTGTGTTGGTGCACCACGGTATCATCTACGTGCCATTGGGCTACGCCAAGGCATTTGGCCAGATCACCAACTTGAATGAGGTGCACGGCTCTTCTCCATACGGTGCTGGCAGTTTCGCTGGTGCTGACGGATCCAGacagccttcttctttggaattGAGATTGCCGAGATCCAGGGCCGTTCTTTCTACGAGACCATCCAGAAATTTTAGACTACATAGATTAGAGACACACCAATAGACACCACatgatttgaaaattgcATCAGTAGACGGATTTCGTGACTTGATAGCCGCGGTGAATACTTGAGTAGCATTTATATGGTCTATTAACCAAAGCAAGGAGTTCGCAGTATCAGGGCCCCGACCTCTCATTTGTACAACAAGGTGTATGCTCTCGATATGTTGCGAATATGCTCAAAGTTTTGCAACATTGATTTTTACGTAAACTTGACAACAAAAGTCACCCCTCATTAGCCGAATAGCACCCACAAACCAAACAATGCCACTCTTCGAGTCTGAGCCCCCCTTTGTCACCTTGACTAACCCTTCCCCCAGGTTTCGCACTTTGTCATATTGACTAAAGGCTTGTAGCTGGCAGACAGCAACTTggagattttgcagccagtcGGGGCTTACATTGGGCTTGCTTGCCCTTTGCCCAGCCCACGAGCGCAATTCCATGTAGACCACTATAAAAAGGAGCTCTCTGGCCGAATCGATATCTCTAGTTTAACTTCAAATCTTTTtgtgttctttttttttcctgaaAAATCACAATGGCCAAGGTCGCTATAATTATCTACTCCATGTACCACCATGTGGCCACGCTCGCTAAAGAAATCCAGAAGGGCGTGATTGCTGGCGGCGTTTCCGCTGATATCTTCCAGGTGCCCGAGACATTGCCTGAGGAAGTGTTGACCAAGATGAACGCTCCTCCTAAACCAGACTTCCCAATTGCTACTTTGGACACTTTGACCGACCACGACTACTTTATCTTTGGTATCCCAACCAGATACGGTAACTTTCCTGCCCAGTGGAAAGCGTTCTGGGACACAACAGGCGGCTTGTGGGCTCGTGGAGCCTTGCAAGGTAAGGTCGTGGGCACGTTTGTTTCCACCGGTACTCCTGGCGGTGGACAGGAGGTGACGGCATTGAACTCTTTGTCGACCATCGTCCACCACGGTATGATCTATGTGCCATTGGGCTACGGCAAGGCGTTCCCTTACCTTTCCAACTTGGAGGAGGTCCACGGCTCTTCTCCTTGGGGCTCAGGCACATTTGCTGGCGCTGACGGGTCGAGACAGGTGCtggacttggagaagaaaatcgCCAACATCCAGGGTGAGAACTTTGCTGGGGTGGTGCAGCGCTTTAAATAGGCCAATGGCCCTCTATACGATTTTATATGATTATGGTATGAACAAGCTTGGAAAATGTATAAGCACATGTATGGTTTCTAGTCATCGATGTCTATGTTCCACGTATTGCCTCTAAGTCTATGGAGCAAGACGACGAACGGTCCACTCTTGGTCGGGAGAGTCTCTCGAATATACGAGTCTATCGTGAAGCCGGCTGACTCCACCCTGCCAGAACTCAATCTCGTAAGGAACAATTCTCATGCCGCCCCAGAACTGCGGACACTCAATCTCGTtatccttcttgtccttgaactGCTCCTCGTATTTTTTGTAATATACATCCAACTCGTGCCTGCTCTGGATCGCCAGCGACTGAGGAGACGCCCACGCCCCGATCTTGGACCCACGGGGCCTCGTATCGTAGTACCGCTGGGAAAGCTCCCTCGATACTCTTTCCATCTTGCCCTCCACACGCACTTGTCTCTGAGCGTATGACCAGAAAAACGTTAGTGACGCCCACTTGTTGGACTCGTAATCTttggacttcttcagcGTCTCCCAGTTCGAGTAAACCACGAAACCCTGGTGGTCTagctccttcaacaacacaACCCGCAGCGAGACTCGGCCCAGAGGCAATCTTGCTGTGGACAAAACAGTGCTTTCGGGGAGTATCGACAGTCCCTCTGGAACATTGCCCTTGGCGTAGTCAAACCACTGGTGGAACTGCTCAATGGGGTCCTCGTCGATCTCATCCTCGTTCAAGTGGCCCTTGGTGTACTGGTACGTTGGAGGAGCAAAGATAATGGGTTTTTCGGCCTGCGTCATTCTAGAGAGAGAACGAAGTGTGGGTTTTAAGTGGAGATGGAAATTCCGAAGCATGATATGAAGAGTGGTCTGACTGAGAAGGGCGCGGATACAGGAGGTGGTTTATAGATGGATGGCAGCAACTGTGTTTTTGTGATAGATATGACGTCTGGGAAGGTGAAGGGGGATGAGTCAGGTTTTGCAGTCAGCAAAGAAGTaaattgttgaaattgGTGGATGGCGTGAGTGGATCTGGTGATGAGGTGAGCCGTGTGGGGTTATTGGCAGAACGGGACTACAATTACGATCTTAGATAACTTGTGCAGTTATGCAGAGACTCATCTGTTACATAACATTTTCAGGGGGTTTAAATTAAGAGCCTCTTCGTCTTAGTTTCAAGACTATCTGGTTGGAGCATTTCTTTTTAAGTGTGCTTGTCAGTAAGCCtcagaaatggctgcaaaataatTCCGCGGCGTGGAATTATGGAGAAGCTATGGTAAGAAGTAATGGGATCTGGACAAGACGGTTTCTTTGCGATAGTGGCAATTTATGCTGATTTAGGTTGCTTAACGTGATATCCGTTCCTGACTATTCCATATCCACCGCCAATATTCCGATGTAATCTATTAGCGACTGATTGATCTCACACTAAGAGTCctccaatctcttcaatctaTGGGTATCCAAAATAGTGTACCTAGAATGCTTTTGAGCTCTAAACAAACTTTGAGACCCATTGCTTCTCAGACATCTTTATCAACGAGCAAACATTGTTGATGTCACAACTCTtccccacaaaaaaaaggaattgCTTTACGATAATACCGAAAACAAGCATGGGTGCGGGATTACTCTTCCAAAGCAAAACCAAAACTAAACAGCGCCGCTGCAGTGAGCTTAGTCCACGTTTCACTCTTTCCTGTTGTCTTCGCAAGTTCTGCTTTCTCGATCTTTGCtagatcttcaagtcctctTGCCAAGTCTTTTTCCATCCCAAACTGTAtgagcaacttcttgaaaagctccaagATAGGCATTGCTGGAAGCCCTGAAATTTCACCGCAATCTTCATTAAGCATGGACTCGTTGAGATTGAGCTCAttaaacttcttcacccaCTCTCTGATGgtctcaacatcatcatcattttTGCTGGCTGCTAAGATCTCCTCAAGGGCATGCTTGACTTCAGCTGGACGGAATCCTGAGAGCTGtgttttcttgtttttcatAAAATCTAGCGCATTACCTAACCTTACACTAGGCACGAAGTTTTGGGTAAGGGCAACGCTGTCGTCTAGATTGATCACCATATGCCACCACCCACATGGCACATACATGCATTCACCTGGAAAAGTAATACCGATCCGAGCAGAGGGGTTTTTGACGCAATCATTGTAGAACCCAGAAAGGACCCATTCGGCTATTCCTACTGGACTTGTCACCTCACTTTCGTCATCGTTAGTGCTAACACCAGGAGGTACGATTTCAGAGGGAAGCATGATCCAAAGCTTGCGACCTACTAGCGCTGTATTCCAGGCCAGGGTGCAGTTGGGGTCTTTATGGAAAGTAGACCCTGATCGCTGAGACCCAATAATAAGCCAAGCGTGGTCGGGACGACACTTGCCAAACACTTTGAAGGCGTCATTCTGAAATACTTCAGGCACCACATACTCGTTTTTGAGTGTTTGCATGGCAGAGCTATTGCAATCAAACAAGTACAATGGGCTCTCATCTCTGTTCTCGGCTAGGTACTGAGAATATAACGATAAGGGCCATTGAACGGCTTCCTGGCGAAATTTCACATCTGCAAATCTCTCTAGAAGCGCAGCCAAATCCCAGTGGGGCCACCTAGACGAATCGCTATTTGTCAAAATGAACGGCTTATTGCTCCAAGTCTTGTCAAAGGCTCTCTGGGTGAGGAGCTTCTCTGGAATTCTAGGAATTCTACCCGCGGGCAACGTCTCGTCGAGAAGATCCTCCGATAGCAAATTGTCTCTGTGATACATTTCTTCCTCCCTGATAACCTTGGCGAAGGCGGTGGAGTAGTCTACTTGGGAGCACTGAAAGGGCCTGAAAAGAACGTCTGAACAAAGCAAGTTTCCAGGCAACTGTGGCCTAGCTTCATACTGTGGGTCTATTCCCAAAATTGAACGTCTCCACAGTCCTCTCCATCGTATTATGGGTGTTTCTTGGCCTTCCTTCTCTAGTAGCTGTGCTTGATAAGTATAATGCTTCTTCCATAACTCTTCATCGTATAAGTAAGCGTAGAGAGCACGAGAAGTAT is a window encoding:
- the CDA2 gene encoding chitin deacetylase gives rise to the protein MQFFVFLASAALASPLVRPSFQSFQPKVAATNNGPLPVPKWLSDFTGIKEWPGLDPPYIPMDFIKFDDLPPQSDSWKRNLGECPRHVNTREVCSFDCGNCAAHDDVYSCPKLSQTFDDGPTHFTPVLTSSLRSKATFFTIGLNVVKFPKIYRDTADKGHIMASHTWSHPFLPSLSNEQIVAQLQWSIWAMNATYGHLPKWFRPPYGGIDNRVRAIVRQFGMQSVLWDYDTRDWSLVADASKHDSEVINGVLQYKRSNGGRGLILEHDSTRRTVDVGVKLQKAMGPDQLTVPQCVGGINYIKSFGKPNI
- a CDS encoding flavodoxin-like fold family protein, with amino-acid sequence MKVAIIYYSTYGHILTLAKAVKEGLESSGKVSKVDILQVPETLPKETLKMLHAPEKPNYPLATPEKMTEYDAFLFGYPTRFGNLPAQLIDLLGQTGGLWTSGGLFRKPVGTFVSTSSSGGGQEMTMRNFFSYVAHHGMVYIPLGYGKAFADITNLEEPHGGTPYGASTFAGADGSRQPSELELRIARVQGETFAQSAVKIVAAAKKSEKPAATEASKVTKEKQVDSSEQSSNSNKPQSQPQRVQKKEAPSPAESEKTGCAKCVIM
- a CDS encoding flavodoxin-like fold family protein — encoded protein: MAKVAIIIYSMYHHVATLAKEIQKGVIAGGVSADIFQVPETLPEEVLTKMNAPPKPDFPIATLDTLTDHDYFIFGIPTRYGNFPAQWKAFWDTTGGLWARGALQGKVVGTFVSTGTPGGGQEVTALNSLSTIVHHGMIYVPLGYGKAFPYLSNLEEVHGSSPWGSGTFAGADGSRQVSDLEKKIANIQGENFAGVVQRFK
- the PDX3 gene encoding pyridoxamine-phosphate oxidase PDX3 — its product is MLRNFHLHLKPTLRSLSRMTQAEKPIIFAPPTYQYTKGHLNEDEIDEDPIEQFHQWFDYAKGNVPEGSSILPESTVLSTARLPSGRVSSRVVLLKELDHQGFVVYSNWETSKKSKDYESNKWASLTFFWSYAQRQVRVEGKMERVSRELSQRYYDTRPRGSKIGAWASPQSSAIQSRHELDVYYKKYEEQFKDKKDNEIECPQFWGGMRIVPYEIEFWQGGVSRLHDRLVYSRDSPDQEWTVRRLAP
- a CDS encoding cupin-like domain-containing protein; translated protein: MSLCLRFGAMSFGGIAVAPPAPSSILSGLSLALPRLPTLRQFLPQAAPQVSTDPRLEELKKQIEETGDTPFLIDNGMILRAAPKKRTSHRRRREKLYASGDKKIKPLENLVRCPACGHVKRSHFMCMHCFAEIRTFLKSKKKALFPEPTEVKQELDPVDEQLVYPKRRLRMDELPGNLLCSDVLFRPFQCSQVDYSTAFAKVIREEEMYHRDNLLSEDLLDETLPAGRIPRIPEKLLTQRAFDKTWSNKPFILTNSDSSRWPHWDLAALLERFADVKFRQEAVQWPLSLYSQYLAENRDESPLYLFDCNSSAMQTLKNEYVVPEVFQNDAFKVFGKCRPDHAWLIIGSQRSGSTFHKDPNCTSAWNTALVGRKLWIMLPSEIVPPGVSTNDDESEVTSPVGIAEWVLSGFYNDCVKNPSARIGITFPGECMYVPCGWWHMVINLDDSVALTQNFVPSVRLGNALDFMKNKKTQLSGFRPAEVKHALEEILAASKNDDDVETIREWVKKFNELNLNESMLNEDCGEISGLPAMPILELFKKLLIQFGMEKDLARGLEDLAKIEKAELAKTTGKSETWTKLTAAASFSFGFALEE